GTTGACTACCAAGAAGATCTCCTTCCAGGAACTGCTTTCCGTTATTCTTACTCATGTAATATTTACTCCAATTTATAGCAACCGTCGTAAATGTTTTAATAATAAATAAATTATATGATTATTAATTTAGTCCATTAAATCATGTTAATAATATTATTAAATCACTTAAAACCTTATAAATTCCTTTTTAAAAGCTATTACCTATAACAATAAAAATTAATCATCAATCCTTCCCTTCATTATTATATTAGCCAGCTATTCTCAACATAATTTCAGCAGACAATTAAAATATATAAATGAATTAAATATTTTTATTATCTGTCTTTTATAGAATAGAAACAGGCTAATTAATTCCAGCTCAGCGAGCAAGATTGTGTTTATCCATGTACCAATCTTGCGTTAGCGATAATATAGTATTCCTTCTTAAATTTGGTGAAATGTATAGTAATTTCCGCTTAATTAACAGCCATTCGAAAATGCTCAGTGGCTTTGAGTTTATTGACCACTTCTGGACTCGAAACCTGTTTAACTTGAACACTTAGCACCCGAACTAAAGCGCCATTTTCAATATTCAATTGTTTTGCTTGTTCTTTTGTTAACTGCAATATGTTTTGGTGCGGTTTGCTATACACAAGAATCGAGCGATAATTTTCATAGTCATCATTGGCCACAATGTAAGCTTCATCACCTACCGCAATATTTTCAGGTTGTTCAATTTGGATCGCTACAGACTGACTTTCTTTAATTGCCCGTAAATTTTCGATATCGGCCTGCAATGTCGCCCCACCATCAAAAATATCGACATAGCCTTTATAGCGTAGCCCCTCTTCAAGCAAGAGGTTGTAGGCTGGTCGAGTATTTGGATGAACAATGCCAATCGCGGCTTTAGCATCGTCAGGTAACATATCGACATAGAGTGGATGTCTTGGCATCAGCTCAGCAATAAAAGCCTTTTGCCCGACTCCACTCAAATAATCAGCTTTGGTAAATTCAATATTAAAAAACTTATGCCCTACCGCATTCCAAAATGGTGATTGCCCATTTGCATCGGAATAGCCACGCATTTCAGCAACAATGGTTTCTTCAA
This region of Acinetobacter sp. XS-4 genomic DNA includes:
- the astA gene encoding arginine N-succinyltransferase codes for the protein MMIIRYIEPKDVNDLYLLAQKAGFGLTSLQPNMEKLAARIERACKTVAGELPKADQVYLFVLEDSELNKVVGVCGIEVALGLKEPWYNFHVGTQVHASEPLSVYNALPTLYLSNDHTNCSELCTLFLDPDYRLNKNGKFLSKVRFLFLSAFRQYFEETIVAEMRGYSDANGQSPFWNAVGHKFFNIEFTKADYLSGVGQKAFIAELMPRHPLYVDMLPDDAKAAIGIVHPNTRPAYNLLLEEGLRYKGYVDIFDGGATLQADIENLRAIKESQSVAIQIEQPENIAVGDEAYIVANDDYENYRSILVYSKPHQNILQLTKEQAKQLNIENGALVRVLSVQVKQVSSPEVVNKLKATEHFRMAVN